The window ACTGGCAGCTGGATAAGGAGTACTAGGATAGAGCTCATCGGCTTGATGTTATGCTTTTTATACACATCCATCATCGCCATCGCCCGCATCTGTGGATTATTCTTATATTTTTTGTTCAGCTTGGCAAGTTCGGGCTGTATCTTACGCATCGCTTTGGCTTGATGGAGCTGCTTCTTAACCAGCGGCCACAACAGAAAACGCACAATTATTGTAAACAGTACAACGCTAACCCCAAAGTCACCGCCTGGAATTAGCGCATAAATTGCCATCAGCAAGTTAAAAATTGGTTGCACAATAACCACATCAAACATGTTCATGTCCTCATTATACCAGAGGTGGCGCTATTTATACAGCCCCGCCTGTGAAAAGAGTTGTTTTACTGCCGTCCTTAGGTCGCTATGTGGCATCACCAGCACCTCCGGCGAAAACACCATAATAACAACATCAAACCCGCCCCGAATATGTGGCAACTCGAGTCGGATAATTTCGTAAATTCGGCGACGTACGCGGTTGCGTTTGACGGCGGATTTAAGCACCTTTTTACTAATCACTACCGAAAACCGACCATGGCGACGGCGCGGATTGGCAATATATTTCATGGTGAGCTGCGATGAACGAATTGCCCGCCCGCGTGCATAGACATAGCGCAGGCTACCATGGCCATGAAATCGGTTGACGTAACGTAACATAGGTCCAGTAT is drawn from Candidatus Saccharibacteria bacterium oral taxon 488 and contains these coding sequences:
- the rnpA gene encoding ribonuclease P protein component, producing the protein MLRYVNRFHGHGSLRYVYARGRAIRSSQLTMKYIANPRRRHGRFSVVISKKVLKSAVKRNRVRRRIYEIIRLELPHIRGGFDVVIMVFSPEVLVMPHSDLRTAVKQLFSQAGLYK